The Miscanthus floridulus cultivar M001 chromosome 6, ASM1932011v1, whole genome shotgun sequence genomic interval CCGCTTCTGAGGTATTGCTGGTTACTTGGTGCCATCAGAACATCGTGGTTCACTGGCACGGTGACAATCATGTTGCAGTTCATCGCCAATTCTTGCTCCGGATACCAGTCATGCTCATGCTCATCAGTCATGACCACGAAGGAGTCTCCTGGGCCAGCATCTGGCGGACTCTTGAAATCCGCGCATTTGATTTTGTATGCGTCCAAGTCAAGCGTCATGGAATCGCCTAGGTGGCAGCCGAAGAAGAAGGTGAGGTTGTGGAAGGCGCTGCTGTTGTACAGCCATGTCTCGTTGAAGCTGACGTTGTGGCTGACTGCAGGGCAGCTGCCGCCGACGAACACGTCGCTGTCCGCCAGAATGATGGTGTGATTGTCGTAGAAGATCTTCTGGATGAAGTAGTTCTCGCCGCCGAGACTGATGACCGGGACCGGGATCCCGGTCGGCCTTTCGGCTTGGCAGAAAATCTTCAGGTCGGTGTAGCCGCAGGAGTAGCTGTATCCGTAATCGGCGGTCTCTATGGTCACGTCGGCGAGGTAGAAGGGATAGCTGATATTGACGCCGCCGCAGTTGATCGACTCCGAGCAAATCGAACCGTCATAGGTGGTCGGGAGCGACGGAGAGATGGCATGGGAAGcagggacatggacatggacggcGAGGAAGACGAAGAGGAGGACGGGGAGACGTGGTACTGGTAGGTGAGCAGCCATGGTGGCGAGAAGACGAGGTGGGTTCGCGCTCATCTGGCTGTTTTGTTAGCTCCAACTGGGCACGCAGTTGCTTGTGACTTGCGGCCGCCGCCGTTTATAGGTGCCATGGACTTGACCGGGTTTCGGCGAAGGTTGATTGCTGGTGGGCCCGGAGGTGGGGCAGGAGATAACACGGATTGAGACTTGCCGTGGACTTGGCGGTCTTCCCGGTCCGTGCCAAGCCGTTTGATCACTGATCGTGGGCTGCCTGCTACGTCCTCCCTAGGCTTGTTGGTCCAGTCAGGCAAGATACGATCTTAAcctaggccacgtttagttcacCCTAAattcccaactttgacactatgtaaaaagaagatttttcgtcacatcaaatttgtggtacatgaatggagtactaaatgttgacgaaatcaaaaactaattgcacagtttgattgtactctgcgagacgaacgttttgagcctaattagtcaacgattgtacaattattatcaaatacaaatgaaatgctACAGTGTAGCTACAATTTGCTACGGTGTTTTTGGCGGCGCCAAATTCAGGCAACTAAACATGCCCCTACTACTGCTCGGTACGGAGTATGATTTTAGTTGACTTCCATTTGGACCGTATGCCAATCAAAGGGATATAGCAGTATATAATGAAAGTCTTCGCTCACGATGTTTTTTCTATTCCTTTTCAAGAATCACATTTTGTTAATTGATGAACCGGCGCTGCAAATTGGGTTTCCTAGGAGCTTTCGGAGAGAAACAATTATCTGTCCGAAAGTGTGTgagtagttttttttttggatAAATTCCGTGGAGGAAAAACATGAATCAGGAGCAATTCATTTTCCAGCTTACAACTTTTTTTATTGATTTCGAAAAACCACTTCACACCTCCTGTTCAAAAAAAACCTAATCAGCTAGTGTGTCGGGTCAGATTCAAGCCATGATTTTCGACACATGGCTCAACCCAAAGTAGAAAAACTCTAAGAAGTAGCCCGACCCAACCCGTCGGTGCATTGGGTCGAATTTTGGACCAACCATTTCGATCTAATCATTTTTCTCGGCCTAACCCGATTTGGTGTTGGTCAGATCAATTCAGCtgttgttggtgcagaaagtggccaactagtgaatatttgtagttttgttgtacgttgtgatcggaggtggcctagcactcaatgacacatgatttatactggttcgggcaacgtgccctacgtccagtcggggtcggtcggtgactttattcctgagcccagatgctcgaagtttgcagtggggttacaaacgagagaaagaaagatggggtgtacaagaggtccggtcggctccgaccggaagggccgagagtgacaggaacttcgctacgagctaggtgttcgagcgtgtgcttgcgGTCGAAACTTGGTGGTTCTACGGTTGTGAGGTGTCGATGtggatctaaggaactctggcttCCTTGAATCGgtccccttgttggagggagcacatccccttttatagatgaaggggacggctctacaggtgagagggagagggtacggatgtctttaagccttgctgcccacgtcgatgaggattggataatggtaggtgcccccaacactgttgatgtcgctgtagaacgtcagatgcgcacgggaggtcgtgctatcttcttcaggaaggatggacgtcgatacctacaaatactatttgatgcctagtggcatgtgaggagtcaccCTATGTTCAtacggtatggcaaatcctggtgcccataccgcgatcgatgtccagagacacgcggggggcttaccgtatgggagttttagcggcccctacaatactgtagggggagaTGTCGGCGTCTACaaaactgtttgtgtcagggtggctgcagagtactgtttcgtgcagggtatggtccctggtacagtggttttgacttgtgagctttgccttgcctttctccacacgtcttctggttcctaccgaacggggcgcccccggtcggatggctccagtcggctctgagtgcgccggtcggagaagagcggtgagccgGGTTTCCACGAGCCCCggtcacggggtcggagtcggaagtagggctgggggcaggccttccgatcggaggccGGCTCGAGCCCGAATCGAGCGAcccggtcggataggtgggctgaagtagccgacgagcgggcgttgctcttgagcctggccttccggtcggttgctggaccgtccccttgccctgttgtttttagacttttgggccgagccttggcgcagaagccgatccccgagggaccccgggtttatggacCCGACAGCTGTAAACTGCTCTACAGGTTCCCTCAAATAGACTCTTAACGTTACACAGTCGCTTTCATCTGAACAAATCGTAATATGCTGGTTAACACTGGCTCTAATCTCTGTTGTTAGTGATGGTTATTATCCAGAACCTAATTTCGTGATATCAATTTGTAAGAAAAAAATTGTTCCACCTAAGAGGTCTCTGTTTTCACATTAAAAACCTAGTGGTCTTCATGATTCGTAATGCCACCAGCGACTTTTAAAATGACAGCGCTTGTGCGGTAGGTGTTTCCGTGTTTGCACACTTTTCTATTGTTTGTCTACTCGACTAGTAGGATATCCTCGCCCTTTCCACGAAACTACGTTCACCCGGGACCGGGATGGACAGAGTCACCTCTCTGTTAGTCACCGATCGCACCGTGACTTCATTGGCACAGCTATCAGCTATGCTAGCTCCTCCTTCGAGTCAAGCCTTCATTGTCCACAGAACAACCTCGCCCGGATGCATGGGCTTCAGATTAAGAGCCTATTTAGGCTAATTGCTAGCTAGCTAGAAAATAAAATTAGCTCAAATATGTCTCGACAGGAAAGTTAATAGGTGAGCTAATTTTTTAACAAATCTTTAACTATTAGCCAACTAGCTAGCCAACCAAATAGATTTTAGCTATTTTTTAGCCGTAACTAGGACCCAGCTTTAGTATTCAAATGGGCCCTAAATTTGATTGCTAGCTTCGGCACTAAACCAAATACGCCAGGAGTAGGCAAAGTAACCCAACTAAATTTACATACATGTAACAATCTGAGCCAAATTTAGTTCATGCCTGGTTTAGGCTTTAAATTTTGGCATAAACCTGCCCATAGTATACGACAGGTTGGCTTTTTTTATGCCCCAACGGGTTAGACTTGACGGACCAAACTACAGCCAGTCCCGAATTGGGCCATTTTCCCCAGATCCAATTGATGATCCCAGAGGGAGTGTCAAGGCCCATTTAGCACAGCTAGTGCATTTTATTCTCAAATATAAGGTATTCTAGAGAACAAAATCTAGTTTTGCATTAAATACTTTACATTTAATCACCATTAATCACGTTGATGATAGCGTTtgattagaaaataaaatgaggGTATATGCGTCAAAATTTATCCTCAAATATAAGGTATTCGAGAGAACAAAATCTAGTTTTGCATTAAATACTTTCCATTTATCGATCAATCACTATTAATCACGTTGATGATAGTgtatgattagaaaataaaatgagggtatatgcgtcttttatgttctctcttaatttgtcttTAATTTCCTTGAATGCACTATATTATAGGATAGAGGGAGTACTTCACAGGCGGAGTAGTTTTTTTTATTCTGTTGCAAGATAGCTCCACTAATAAAGTTGAAGCTGTTTTGATAAAatgtttggcaaaacaacttctCATAAAGAATGAAATGATCATAATGCCCTTAtcttttcttctccttatttatttttttctcgTCTTTCTTCCACACAACCTCTCTTTCTTCCCCATACCTCTCCCGACGCTCCTATGCTCCAGGGCCTAAGCCCTGTGCCCCCACCCCGAAAGCTCACCACGTTCGCGTGCCCTGGCGGCCACGCCTGTGCACATCGGCAACCCATGTCTGTGTCCGTGAGAGCAAATCTGACCATGGTCATGATGGGGCTCATGAGAGCGAGAAAGGAGCTGGGACAAGCTGTTTTTTCATGTCCATCTTTAGTAAAAAAAGAAAATTTTGTTGAGCGACATCGGAGAAACATGGTATTTGCTGATGGGCACCGTCAACTCAAAAAATTGTCGAAAGCGTGTATTTTTTCGAAAACACGTCCCGCTGATTATTTTATTAATTTCTCGTACTTGTGGAGATAAACTTGTGGGAAACGACTTTTATTTTGCCCTTGTCTTCAAACTCCATTGGTTCAAAGTGGTTGTCTTCAGCGGCACGCTGGATGGGGCGACGAGGTTAGCAGCCTCCTACGCGCTTGTCGGTGTTGGAAGAGAAAGTGGCAGATCCATCCTCACTAGCCTCTTCGGCCTGCCATCGGCTAgatccacccctccttccaaaatGTTTCATCCCTCTTGACTATTTTGTAGCCCCACTTGCAGTCTCCAACATTGGAAGAGAAGTGGGCAGGCCTGGTAGATCCCAGGCCGCCCCGAGCTCATCTATGGTGGTGGTCGAGTTGCTGTTGATAATAgattcggtggtgatgcatctaTTTGATTTTTGTTTATCATGTGGAACAAACTGTCTTtaaactttatttattttatatttgttcTACATCCTTTAAATTTAAATTTgacttcaaattttaattgtgGTGTTCAAATTCAAATCTATGCATTAAAATATTTTTAATTGTGGAGGCAGAATGATGCAAATACATAGTCAAAATGCTGAAATTGGAGAGAAAAAAGAACATGAACTCTAGTTTAGAGGTACCGCTAGAGACAATGGTGGTGTGTTTGTTTGTCTATACCAATTCGGAAACTAGCCTTTGGGAGGCATCTTCTTTTGTTTGTTTGCCTGAATGGAGTAGTGGGCTAGGCCGCACGCTTTCTAAAGTGTCCAAAAATCTAGACCCAGGGAAACGAAATTGGATCTCATTTTCCCCCTAGCCTAGCTTGCATGCTGCGG includes:
- the LOC136460880 gene encoding LEAF RUST 10 DISEASE-RESISTANCEUS RECEPTOR-LIKE PROTEIN KINASE-like 1.2; the protein is MAAHLPVPRLPVLLFVFLAVHVHVPASHAISPSLPTTYDGSICSESINCGGVNISYPFYLADVTIETADYGYSYSCGYTDLKIFCQAERPTGIPVPVISLGGENYFIQKIFYDNHTIILADSDVFVGGSCPAVSHNVSFNETWLYNSSAFHNLTFFFGCHLGDSMTLDLDAYKIKCADFKSPPDAGPGDSFVVMTDEHEHDWYPEQELAMNCNMIVTVPVNHDVLMAPSNQQYLRSGGYGDVLRRGFELEWERLTAYGCHLCEESNGRCAYSQHRDFLGCLCHGGKVGNPDCEHISTATASRKSS